TCTTAAAGATGTAAAAGTAGCTGCCGATACCATTCAAAAGGTATCGGCAGTTACGCCTTTAAGCCCTAGTTTAAGATACTCCAAACAGTTCGATGCTCATATTCTTTTAAAGCGCGAAGATCTCCAACAGGTACGTTCTTATAAAATTAGAGGAGCGTATAATAAAATAAGTTCGCTTACAGCTGAAGAAGCAAAAAAAGGTGTTGTTTGTGCTAGCGCCGGAAACCATGCCCAAGGTGTCGCTTTATCATGCAAATTATTAAAAATTAAAGGCACTATTTACATGCCTGCTCCTACCCCTAAACAAAAGGTGGAACAGGTAAAAATGTTTGGTGAAGAATATATTGAAGTAAAACTTATTGGAGACGCATTTGATGATGCTAATTATGAAGCTTTACGGGAATGTGAATCATTAAACAAAATATTTATTCACCCTTTTAATGATGAAAAAGTCATTGAAGGACAAGCAACCGTTGGTTTAGAGATTCTCGAACAAGTAACTGAATCTATTGATTATGTTTTTGTTCCTGTCGGTGGAGGTGGTTTATCTGCAGGTTTGTCTTCGGTGTTTAAAACATTATCTCCTAGCACAAAAATTATTGGGGTAGAACCCGAAGGTGCGCCTTCTATGTCGGTTTCCATTAAAAATAATAAAAATACAGCTTTAGAACATATTGAGAAATTTATTGATGGTGCTGCGGTTAAACGAGTGGGCGACCTTACGTTCCCTATTTGTAAAGCCTTACTACATGATATGATTACCGTTCCAGAAGGTAAAGTATGTCAAACCATACTGGAGCTTTATAATAAAGACGCCATTGTGGTAGAACCAGCTGGAGCATTAAGTATTGCTGCATTGGATTTTTATTCTAAAGACATTAAAGGTAAAAACGTTGTTTGCGTAGTTAGTGGCAGTAACAACGATTTTACACGGGCTGCCGAAATTAAAGAACGCGCCCTATTATATGCCAATTTAAAACATTATTTTATAGTGATATTCCCCCAAAGGGCAGGAGCCTTAAAAGAGTTTGTGGTTGACATTTTGGGACCCAATGATGACATCACACATTTTAGATATACTAAAAATACAAACAGGGAAAATGGCACAGCAGTTGTAGGTATCGAATTGAAATATCCTGCCGATTTAGAATCTTTAATTGCTAGGATGAAACAACGTAAATTTTACGGTGATTACTTGAATGATCAACCAAATTTGTTTCAGTTCTTAATTTAAGATTCGATTTTATTTTTGATTCAAGGAACGAAATCGTTTGAGTTTTATACATTTTCTTTACGTGTAAATATTATATTAAGAATTTGATATTTTTTAAGGAGCACTCTTGTTTTAAAAAGACTTTGTGCCAAATTATAGTTATCTTAGCAATAGCTATTAACTATATAATTTGAAACAATGAGTACGACTTTATTTGAAATTCCTGAACAATATAAAATACACACATTACTTCATCAAACTACCTATTTAACCAATGGGGAGTTAATTGAATGGAAAGGTAAAACAGCTGAAGTTTATTCTACGATATCTTCAACTTCAGATTATAAACCAACGTTGTTGGGAACTATTCCTCAACTAGGAGAAAAAGAAGCTTTAGAAGTGTTGAATTCGGCATTAAAAGCCTATGACAAAGGTCAAGGTTTATGGCCTACTATGAAAGTAGTAGATCGCATTGCTTGCATGGAAAAGTTTGTAGAGCAAATGAAAACCAAGCGCGACGTTATTGTAAAACTTCTCATGTGGGAAATTGGGAAAAACCTACCTGATTCTCAAAAAGAATTTGACAGAACGGTCGATTATATTTACGATACCATTGAAGCATACAAACAAATAGATAGAGATTCTGCCAAGTTTGAAAAAAATGATGGTGTGTATGCGCATATTCGCAGAGGTCCATTAGGCGTGGTTTTATGTTTAGGACCGTATAACTATCCATTAAACGAAACGTTTACACTCCTTATTCCTGCGTTAATTATGGGAAATCCTGTAATTTTTAAACCTGCAAAATTAGGTGTTTTATTAATTTCACCATTATTAGAAGCTTTTCAAAACAGTTTCCCAAAGGGCGTTGTAAACGTTATTTATGGTCGTGGGCGTGTGTTAGCCACACCTATTATGCAATCAGGTAAAATAGATGTGTTATCGCTAATAGGTAATAGTAAATCTGCAAACGCTTTACAGGCTCAACACCCTAAAGGTAATAGATTACGTATGGTGTTAGGTTTGGAGGCTAAAAACCCTGCTATTGTATTGCCTGATGCCGATTTAGATTTAACGGTTGATGAATGTATTGCAGGAACCTTGTCGTTTAACGGACAGCGTTGTACCGCATTAAAAGTGTTGTATGTACATGAATCTGTTGTAGATGAATTTAACAAACGTTTTATAGCCAAAGTAGATGCACTTAAATTTGGAAACCCATGGGAATCAGGGGTGAAATTAACACCGCTTCCAGAAGTTGAAAAACCAGGATATATTAAAGAATTAATTGCCGATGCTTTAGAAAAAGGGGCCAGTATTTTAAATGAAAAAGGAGGTGTCTTAACCGATAATTTTATTTTTCCAGCGGTTTTGTACCCAGTTAACACAGGTATGAAAGTGTATAGCGAAGAGCAATTTGGACCTGTAATTCCTGTAATCCCATTTTCAGATATCGAAGAACCTTTAGATGATATGGCAGAGTCTAACTACGGACAACAAGTAAGTTTGTTTGGTAAAGACATTAAAACATTATCGCCATTAATTGATACTTTGGTTAATTTAGTTTGTCGTGTTAATTTGAATAGTTCTTGCCAACGCGGTCCAGATGTATATCCATTTACAGGAAGAAAGGATTCCGCATTTGGTACGTTAAGTGTTCATGATGCATTACGATCGTTTTCAATAAGAACCTTTGTAGCATCAAAAGATAACGATTACAACAATGCTATTTTAAAAGAATTATTAGATAAGAAAACCTCTAATTTTATTAGTACCGATTATATTCTGTAAAGTAATGAGCAGCATTCCATATGAATTTTTAAAATAAAATCCTCTAAAAATTTATGCTCCCATATGATATAGAATCTATATCATATGGGAGCATATTAAAATTATTGATATTATATCAATTATATAGTAAAAGTTCGTTTTTTCTTGTGATCACTATCATCATAACGTTGTACACATTCATGATAAATTTTAATAGCTTCAGAGGCATCACCCCAACCACCAACATCAACTTTCTTTTTTTCTAAATCTTTATAAACTTGAAAAAAGTGTTCAATCTCTTTAAGTCTATGAGGATTTAATTCTGATATGTCTTCTCTATTACTCCATACAGGATCTGAAACTGGCACACAAATGATTTTTTCATCTGGCCCCTTCTCATCGGTCATATAAAAAACGCCAATGGGTTTAACCTCCATTACAACCATTGGATATGTTGGCTCTATACCTAATACTAGTACATCTAACGGATCTTTATCTAAAGCTAAGGTTTCTGGAATAAAACCATAATCCCCTGGATACATCATAGATGAAAACAAGGTACGGTCGAAACGAATTTTATGTAAAGTAAAATCATATTCGTACTTATTTCTACTTCCTTTAGGTATTTCAATTAATACATCAAAAGTTAATGGGATTATCTCACTCATATTTTATTTTCTTATTTAATAGCGCAAAGATACTGAACCCCTGAGCGTCAAGCAATAAAAAACTATGTTGTTTTTATGTTAATAATAGCTGATTTTTACTAAATATTTAAGTTGATGATTTTACAAACGATTATAGGAAATCAACATAACGATTTAACTATATCTTAAAGTTAAACGAGTCACTAAAATTTCAAAAACCATAGTTTGTTTATCAGGAATTAAAAATGAAACCCAAAAGACCCTGTAATACCAAATTTACGGGCATTAGGGTTTTTAACTTCATCTAAATAATTACCTCTAAAATTAAAGTCTATTCTAAATACTTTAAAAATATTACCTACACCAAAACTATACTCATAATACATATTTTGATTTGGTGCAATTAAAGGAATGCTATTAGGATTTCCTGTAGTATTTAAAGTGATATTTTCATCTGAAATGTCACCCCAAACACCACGGATGCCTACAATTTCCCGAAGATTTAATTTTCTTAAAAAAGGAATTCTAGAGAAAAAACGCCCGTTAAAATTATGTTCTAATTGCAATGAAGTATAAGTATCTGAAACAAATTCATAATAATCTAATTGAGAAAATGTATTATAAATTGAAAAATACGATTGGTTCCCTGGAATAGCACTTAACAACCCAAGTGGTACTTCTCCAAAGGTTTTTCCTGCTTCAATAGTTGTTGTTAACCTACCAAAACCACCCACTAGCCAAGGCTGGATATATGAAAACTGAACTTTAGTATAATCGAAATCACTACTAAACAATGTTTTATCACCACGGCTTACTTGCGTAAAAATACTAGCATAATCGTCGTTAGCATTAAGACGTTCTACACCAAAACCTGTCATCTTTCGTTTTGGAAAATAAGACACTGAAAAAGTAGATTCGTATTGTTTAATATCAGATTCTACTCCTGTAGGGGTATTATAATCTAAGCTAAACGTGGGTGAAGCTGATGATAAAGTTCTGTAACTTGCACCAACTCTAAAAACAAGATTTCGTAAAGGCTCCATTTCAACCGCTACACTAGTTAAATTTATAGAGGTTAATTTATCATTTGAACCTGTTCCAACCACCGATGATGATGCTAAACTCCTGCCTAAAACATCGGTACTGGTTGTTAAACTTGCGCCTGTTTGCTCGACATCACGTCTATTACCTCCTGAAATAATAAATCGATTCTTCTTATCAATTAACCATTTTCCTGAAACACCATATTTAAATTTATCGTCTTTAAAACCATAGGCTAAAAACCCTTCCAAACGCCAAAGATCATTTTTCCCAAAATAAGTACGGCCACCTGCACGCAAACGCATTCCTTCAACTTCATTAAAACCAAAGGTTGAGAAGATAGGTCCATAATCTAAAGGGAGTTCATTAAACTCGACATAGCCGGAAGCTAAAATGCTTCCTAAATTATAAAGTCGTTTAAACTTTTTAACTGTTTTTAAAGTGTCTAACATCTTGTAAACACCTTTTTCATCTTTATTTAAAGCTTCCAAACGATTTTCAGACCAAAAACTATCGTCTCGGTCGTACACATCTTTATCGTAATTATAAACTTCTGTTTCGTAAAACTTCTTATTTTTTTCAATATCAAATTTATAATTATCATACAATGTGGTTCGCTTACCATAAACACCTCTTGACTTTTCTTTTTTATTAAAAGCAAAATCACTCATCATATAATCACGCTTTACAAGAAAAATAGAGTCATTTAAAACTTCAAATTCTTGCTCAATGTAAATTTCTTTTACCCAGTTAATATTAGCACTTTTTGATGCTTGAAGTTTTATTTCTTTAATAGCATACGTCGTATCTGCTACCCAAAAATCGCCTTTAAAAGTAAGCTCGTTTTTACGACGTGGGTAATAAATAATATTATAGCACCATTTACTATCTATAAACGCACTGTCTTTTAATACATAGTTATAGGTGTTTATTCCTGTTCTTGACAACGGACTCACAAAACCCTTATCAAAAAAGTTTAGATAATTATCGTATATATCATAATCAGGATATAAATCATCAACAAAATCAATAATTATTTGATTATCACTAAATCCGGAATTTTTATTTCCTTTTAAAATTTCTTTTTCTTTTTTAATGAGATTATCACCATGAACAGAGGAAACAGCTTCATTTATAAATATAGGCAGGTAGGTTTTACCTGTAACTCCCGATGTATCTACTTCGTTAAAAACAAACTCCATACCTCTGAATAGTTTACTTTTTATAAGTGCGCTATCTATGGTATTTATATCGAATTCTACTTTTTCGTACTTGTTATATTCGTATTGTTTAAAATGTTTTAATCCATTTTTACGTTTATGTTCCCAGATTTTACGAAGTAAATCGATAGCAGGATTGTTTTTCTTAGACTGCTTTCCTGCCACAATAAATACTTGATTAAGCTCTGCTGCAGATTCTTTAAGGATGAATTTCAATTCGTAATTCACCTTCTTGGTTAAGGGAATGTCTAAAGTTTCATAACCTAAAAAAGACACGATAAGGGTATTCCAAGTATCCGTAGATTCTAGATAAAACTTACCATTTTCATCGGTTATAGTGCCTTGTGTTGAGCCCTTAAATAAAACATTAGCAAATGAAACGGGTTGATTATATTCATCAAACACGTATCCGCTTACTTTGGTTTGTGCGTGTAAGGAAATAATTCCGAAGAAAAAAAAGGTTAAGATTAGTTTTGGGTTCATAATACAAAAAAACTTCATTAACTATGGGTTGCTAATGAAGTTTATATAACGTAAAAATTATTAATTTATTTATATAATACTTTTTTCACAGCTTTAATAACCTCCTCACTGTCTGGCAACCATTCGGCTAACAATACAGGTGAATAGGGTGCAGGTGTATCTGCTGTGTTAATTTTTATAATTGGGGCATCTAAATAATCAAATGCTTCCGATTGTACAATATAAGTAATTTCCGTTGAAACGTTTCCAAAAGGCCATGCTTCTTCTAAAATTACTAATCGGTTGGTTTTCTTTACCGATTTTAAAATTGTTTCTTTATCTAAAGGACGTACGGTACGTAAATCGATGATTTCACATGAAATACCTTCTTTTTCAAGTACCTCTGCCGCTTTATAGGCTTCTTTTATAATTTTTCCAAAAGAAACTATAGTAACATCCGTACCTTCTCGCTTAATATCTGCAACACCTAAAGGCAAAATATATTCACCTTCTGGCACTTCGCCTTTATCGCCATACATTTGCTCACTTTCCATAAAAATAACCGGGTCATCGTCACGAATCGCAGCTTTTAACAATCCTTTTGCATCGTATGGATTTGAAGGCACTACCACTTTTAAGCCTGGTGTGTTTGCAAACCAGCTTTCAAAAGCTTGTGAATGTGTTGCTCCTAATTGTCCTGCCGAAGCTGTTGGGCCACGGAAAACAATAGGGCATTTAAACTGCCCACCAGACATTTGTCTGATTTTTGCAGCATTATTTATAATTTGATCAATTCCAACAAGAGAAAAGTTAAAAGTCATGTACTCTACTATTGGTCTGTTACCCGTCATAGTCGATCCAACCGCAATACCAGCAAAACCTAGCTCTGCAATAGGCGTATCGATTACTCGTTTTGGCCCAAATTCATCTAACATACCTTTAGATGCTTTGTAGGCACCGTTATATTCTGCTACTTCTTCACCCATTAAGTAAATGCTTTCATCTCGTCGCATTTCTTCACTCATAGCTTCGCAAATAGCTTCTCTAAATTGAATTGTCTTCATTAAATTTATTTTAATTCGAATTGCAAAAATAACAATAAATGAGATACCTTTTTAAAAGAATGATTTAAAATTTGCTATGCATGCATAGCAAATATTCAAAATAAAATAATTAACTTCGTATCCTTATTAAGTTTATACCTATTTAATACAATATAATTATGAAAATATTAGTGTGCATTAGTCATGTTCCAGACACCACTTCTAAAATCAATTTTACTGAAGGCGATACCAAGTTTGATACCAACGGCGTTCAATTCGTAATTAACCCAAACGACGAATTTGGATTAACACGTGCCATGTGGTTTAAAGAAAAACAAGGTGCTCATGTGACTGTTATTAATGTAGGAGGTACAGAAACCGAGCCTACTTTACGTAAAGCTCTAGCTATTGGCGCCGATGCTGCCATACGTGTAAATACAGCAGCATCAGATGGTTTTTCGGTAGCTAAACAATTAGCCGCTGTAGTAAAAGAAGGGGGTTACGATTTGATAATTGCTGGTCGTGAATCTATTGACTATAACGGCGGTATGGTTCCAGGTATGATTGCAGGATTAATAAACGCTAATTTTGTAAATAACTGCATTAGCTTAGAAGTTGACGGAAATACAGCAAAAGCCATAAGAGAAATTGATGGAGGAAAAGAAACCTTATCGACATCATTACCATTAGTTATTGGTGGTCAAAAAGGTCTTGTTGAAGAAAGTGATTTACGTATCCCAAACATGCGAGGCATCATGATGGCACGCCAAAAACCATTAACAATTGTTGAACCTATAGAAGCAAATAACGAAACAACATCTGTGAAATTTGAAAAACCAGCCCCTAAAGGTGCTGTGAAATTAGTTTCGCCAGATAATTTGGATGAATTAGTAAATTTACTTCATAATGAAGCGAAAGTAATTTAATCCTCTCCTAGCCTCTCCAAAGGAGCGGAAAAAGAGAATTCAAAACAATATAACAAGTCACCAAAAGCCCTTTCCTTCGGAGAGGCTTGGGTGAGGAAAAATAAAAATTATGTCAGTTTTAGTATATACAGAATCAGAACAAGGAAAATTTAAAAAGGTAGCTTTTGAAGTTGCTTCATATGCCAAAGCCGTAGCAGACCAATTGGGAACTACCGTAACAGCAATTGCCATAAATGCCAGTAACATATCAGAATTAAGCAGCTATGGTGTTGATAAGGTTTTAAACATATCTAATACCCAATTAGACGCTTTCAATGCTAAAGGGTATACCGAAGCCATAAAACAAGCAGCCGAAAAAGAAGCCTCAAAAGTTATTATTTTAAGTTCTAGTGCCAATAGTAAATATTTAGCACCACTTTTAGCAGTAAGTTTAAATGCAGGCTACGCTTCTAATGTGATTGAGGCACCATCAAGCACAGCACCTTTTACCGTAAAACGTACTGCTTTTACCAATAAAGCTTTTGAAATGACTACCATAAACACCGATACTAAAATTGTTGGTGTATCGAATAATTCATTTGGATTAGTAGAAAAAAGTGGTAGTGCTTCTGCAGAAGATTTTTCACCTACGATTTCAGATTTGGGCGTAAAAGTAGAATCAGTTGATAAAGCTTCAAACCAAGTAAGTATTGCGGATGCAGAAATAGTAGTATCTGGAGGTCGCGGATTAAAAGGTCCAGAAAATTGGGGCATGATTGAGGAATTGGCCTCTGTTTTAGGAGCAGCAACAGCATGTTCAAAACCAGTTTCCGATTTAGGTTGGAGACCTCACGGCGAACACGTTGGACAAACAGGAAAACCTGTAGCTTCTAATTTATATATTGCCATAGGTATTTCAGGAGCGATTCAACATCTTGCTGGAATAAATGCTTCTAAAGTAAAAGTTGTTATCAATACAGATCCTGAAGCTCCTTTCTTTAAAGCTGCCGATTATGGTGTTGTTGGAGATGCTTTTGTAGTTGTCCCTCAACTTATTGAGAAATTAAAAGCATTTAAGGCACAACAATAAATTATTTTTTTATAAATTGTATTGTTTAAAGAACTGCTTAAATTAGCATTATATTTTTAAATCTGCCATTGCAGTTGGTAAAGTCCTAATTTAAACAGTTCTTTGCGTTTTTATAAATTTATGAGTTTAGTAAGATTAAATATAAAAGGAATATCCTATAGCCAAACCCAAAACGGCGCTTACGCATTAATTTTAAACGAAGTAGATGGCGACAGAAAACTACCCATCGTAATCGGAGCATTTGAAGCACAATCTATTGCTATTGCTTTAGAAAAAGAAATTCGCCCACCAAGGCCTTTAACCCACGATTTATTTAAAAACTTTGCCGACCGATTTGACATTGTTGTAAAACAAGTCATTATTCATAAATTGGTTGACGGTGTTTTTTATTCTAGTTTAATTTGCGAACGTGATAAAATTGAAGAAATCATAGATGCTAGAACCAGTGATGCTATTGCTCTAGCACTTCGTTTTGATGCGCCTATTTTTACGTATAAAAATATTCTTGACAAAGCCGGTATTTATTTGAAAGTCAATCCGAAAAAAGAGGATGAAGATGATGATGCGCAAGACAGTGTTTTAATGGACGAATTAATTGCCAATGAGCTAGAACCAAATGCTCCTAGAGAAAGCTTTAAAGGAAAAACACTTCAGGAATTACATATGTTACTAGATGAAGCTGTTGCTAATGAAGATTACGAAAAGGCAGCACATATACGTGATGAAATTTCAAAACGTGAATAATAATCAAATTATTTCGCTTTCTTATGAAAAAAATATTTTTGTCCATTGCGATTATCTTATTAGTATTCATAGCACCAGTTACAGCACAAGACAAAAATAAAACAATAGTTCAAGACACTATTTTAAATGAATCTTCTTTAGAAAACAATATTACTGAGTCTTCCGATGCTAACATATCCGAACAACAAGAAGAAACTACCACTTTAGAATCTACACCTATTATCCCCAGTCAAGGTTTTTCAATAAACAGTCTTTGGCGTGGCGCTTTGGGTATGATTTCTTTAATTTTTATAGCCTTTTTGTTTAGTAGCAATCGTAAAGCTATTAATTGGAAAATTGTTGGGATTGGTTTAGCATTTCAACTTTTAATAGCTATTGGAGTTTTAAAAGTTGAATTCATTAAATCTATTTTCGAGTTTGTAGGCGGTCTTTTTGTAAATGTTTTAGATTTCACAAGAGCTGGCAGTAAGTTTCTGTTTGAAGGATTAGTTGTAGACATGGACACTTTTGGCTTTATCTTCGCCTTTCAAGTATTGCCAACCATCATATTTTTCTCTGCCTTAACCTCTGTTTTATTCTATTTAGGTATCATTCAAAAAATAGTTAAAGCTATGGCGTGGCTTTTATCAAAAGCATTAAAAATTTCTGGGGCTGAAAGCTTAAGTGTTGCTGGAAATATCTTTTTAGGTCAAACAGAAGCACCTCTTTTAATAAAGGCCTATTTAGAAAAAATGACCAAATCTGAAATGCTTTTGGTTATGATTGGTGGTATGGCAACCGTTGCTGGTGCAGTTTTAGCTGCCTATATTGGTTTTTTAGGTGGTGATGACCCTGTTTTAAGACTATTTTATGCAAAACATTTATTAGCAGCATCGGTTATGGCTGCCCCAGGTGCTATAGTTATTTCTAAAATTTTATATCCACAAACTGAGGATGTCAATACAGATGTATCGGTATCTCAAGAAAAAATTGGATCAAATTTTCTAGATGCTATTGCAAACGGAACAACTGAAGGTTTAAAACTAGCTGTAAATGTTGGTGCTATGCTTCTGGTTTTTGTTGCCTTCATTGCCATGTTTAATGGTATATTAGGTTGGGCAGGAGATTTTTCTTCCATAAATAACTGGATAGCAAATAATACAGGATACCAAAGTTTATCTATAGAACTTATTTTAGGATACATTTTCGCACCTTTAATGTGGCTTATTGGAGTTGCTAAAGAAGATATGATGATGATGGGCCAACTACTTGGTATAAAAATAGCAGCCAGCGAATTTATTGGCTACATTCAACTTAGAGATTTAAAAGACATTGCGAATGCTACACATCTTAACTACGAAAAATCCATCATCATGGCAACCTATATGCTTTGTGGCTTTGCCAATTTTGCATCTATAGGCATACAAATTGGAGGCATTGGTTCATTAGCACCTGGTCAACGCAAAACGTTATCACAGTTTGGCATGAAGGCATTGCTTGGTGGTACAATAGCATCTTTAGTCTCGGCTACTATTGCAGGAATGATTATCGGTTAATAATTCATGCGCATACAAGAATTTCACAACAAGGGTTAATAAGTTTATAATATTAAGTTAAACATTAAGATTCTATTTTGATGCTTTTTTATATTTTTAACTTCAGAAAATTTAAGTTCAATTTAAAATAATTCCTGCAATATCAGGAATGTATTATGAAGCAATATCACGACTTAGTAAAACACGTTTTAGAAAACGGTAATAAAAAAGAAGATCGGACAGGCACGGGCACAAAAAGCGTTTTTGGATACCAAATGCGATTTGATTTAAGTGAAGGTTTCCCCATGGTAACCACCAAAAAACTACATCTAAAATCGATTGTTTATGAACTGCTTTGGTTTTTAAAGGGAGATACAAACATTAAATATCTAACCGAAAATGGTGTGCGGATTTGGAATGAATGGGCTGATGAAAATGGTGATTTAGGGCCAGTTTATGGACATCAATGGCGCAACTGGAATAGCGATGAAATTGACCAAATTAAAGAGGTTATTGATGCCATAAAAAACAACCCCAACAGCAGACGTATATTGGTTTCTGCTTGGAACCCATCTGTATTACCAGACACTTCAAAAAGCTTCAGTGAGAATGTCGCTAATGGCAAAGCCGCATTACCTCCTTGCCATGCTTTTTTTCAGTTTTATATAGCCGAAGGAAAATTGTCTTGCCAACTATACCAACGCAGTGCTGATATCTTTTTAGGTGTACCGTTTAACATTGCATCTTATGCTTTATTTACTATGATGGTGGCTCAAGTTTGCGGGTATGAACCTGGAGAATTTATTCACACATTTGGTGATGCACATATTTACAGCAACCACTTTGAACAACTAGAACTACAACTTTCTAGAGATATCAAACCATTACCAAAAATGATATTAAATTCAGAAATTAAAGATATATTTGACTTTACTTTTGATGATTTTACTTTGGTAGATTATAACCCACACCCTCACATTAAAGGTATTGTAGCCATCTAAATATAAAAAACATGAATAAACCATTTATTTTATTAATACTTCTTTTTAGTTTATCAACCTATTCACAAGAAAAAGTAATTGAAGAAGTTGAATTTGTTGAGACATCTGAACAAGATCAAGATGAAAACACTAATGAAATATCTTTTGCTGTAATAGAAAATGTCCCGGTTTATAAAGGTTGTGGGGCTTCTACAACCAATACTGAACTAAAAAATTGCATGTCGGCTGCTATTTCTAAACATATTGCTGATAATTTTAATACTAATATTACAAATGGCTTAGGGCTTCCCGATGGTAGAGTGAGAATTAATGTAATTTTTAAAATTGATAAAGAAGGCAATGTCGTTGATATTAGATCTAAAGCACCACACCCGGTATTGGAAAAAGAGGCTATTAGAGTCATTCAATTAATCCCACAATTGGAGAAACCAGGTTATCAAAGAGGAAACCCCGTAACAGTCCCTTATTCTTTGCCAATTATTTTCAATGTTCAAAACCCAAAAAAGTCTTCAAAATCCACAAAATAATAAATCTACAAAAAAGCGTTTTCAAAAAAATGTAAACGCTTTTTTGTTTAATTAAAATTTTTAACTAAACATTTACTACGCTGTTATCAGCAGAAGCAAAATCGTTCCATACATAAGCATCGGCTGCCTCATCATTTACAAATACGCCATCCACTAAGTATTTGTACTCATAGG
The genomic region above belongs to Mariniflexile litorale and contains:
- a CDS encoding nucleoside transporter C-terminal domain-containing protein — protein: MKKIFLSIAIILLVFIAPVTAQDKNKTIVQDTILNESSLENNITESSDANISEQQEETTTLESTPIIPSQGFSINSLWRGALGMISLIFIAFLFSSNRKAINWKIVGIGLAFQLLIAIGVLKVEFIKSIFEFVGGLFVNVLDFTRAGSKFLFEGLVVDMDTFGFIFAFQVLPTIIFFSALTSVLFYLGIIQKIVKAMAWLLSKALKISGAESLSVAGNIFLGQTEAPLLIKAYLEKMTKSEMLLVMIGGMATVAGAVLAAYIGFLGGDDPVLRLFYAKHLLAASVMAAPGAIVISKILYPQTEDVNTDVSVSQEKIGSNFLDAIANGTTEGLKLAVNVGAMLLVFVAFIAMFNGILGWAGDFSSINNWIANNTGYQSLSIELILGYIFAPLMWLIGVAKEDMMMMGQLLGIKIAASEFIGYIQLRDLKDIANATHLNYEKSIIMATYMLCGFANFASIGIQIGGIGSLAPGQRKTLSQFGMKALLGGTIASLVSATIAGMIIG
- a CDS encoding electron transfer flavoprotein subunit beta/FixA family protein, encoding MKILVCISHVPDTTSKINFTEGDTKFDTNGVQFVINPNDEFGLTRAMWFKEKQGAHVTVINVGGTETEPTLRKALAIGADAAIRVNTAASDGFSVAKQLAAVVKEGGYDLIIAGRESIDYNGGMVPGMIAGLINANFVNNCISLEVDGNTAKAIREIDGGKETLSTSLPLVIGGQKGLVEESDLRIPNMRGIMMARQKPLTIVEPIEANNETTSVKFEKPAPKGAVKLVSPDNLDELVNLLHNEAKVI
- a CDS encoding bifunctional nuclease domain-containing protein; protein product: MSLVRLNIKGISYSQTQNGAYALILNEVDGDRKLPIVIGAFEAQSIAIALEKEIRPPRPLTHDLFKNFADRFDIVVKQVIIHKLVDGVFYSSLICERDKIEEIIDARTSDAIALALRFDAPIFTYKNILDKAGIYLKVNPKKEDEDDDAQDSVLMDELIANELEPNAPRESFKGKTLQELHMLLDEAVANEDYEKAAHIRDEISKRE
- a CDS encoding electron transfer flavoprotein subunit alpha/FixB family protein — translated: MSVLVYTESEQGKFKKVAFEVASYAKAVADQLGTTVTAIAINASNISELSSYGVDKVLNISNTQLDAFNAKGYTEAIKQAAEKEASKVIILSSSANSKYLAPLLAVSLNAGYASNVIEAPSSTAPFTVKRTAFTNKAFEMTTINTDTKIVGVSNNSFGLVEKSGSASAEDFSPTISDLGVKVESVDKASNQVSIADAEIVVSGGRGLKGPENWGMIEELASVLGAATACSKPVSDLGWRPHGEHVGQTGKPVASNLYIAIGISGAIQHLAGINASKVKVVINTDPEAPFFKAADYGVVGDAFVVVPQLIEKLKAFKAQQ
- a CDS encoding energy transducer TonB, which encodes MNKPFILLILLFSLSTYSQEKVIEEVEFVETSEQDQDENTNEISFAVIENVPVYKGCGASTTNTELKNCMSAAISKHIADNFNTNITNGLGLPDGRVRINVIFKIDKEGNVVDIRSKAPHPVLEKEAIRVIQLIPQLEKPGYQRGNPVTVPYSLPIIFNVQNPKKSSKSTK
- a CDS encoding thymidylate synthase, with product MKQYHDLVKHVLENGNKKEDRTGTGTKSVFGYQMRFDLSEGFPMVTTKKLHLKSIVYELLWFLKGDTNIKYLTENGVRIWNEWADENGDLGPVYGHQWRNWNSDEIDQIKEVIDAIKNNPNSRRILVSAWNPSVLPDTSKSFSENVANGKAALPPCHAFFQFYIAEGKLSCQLYQRSADIFLGVPFNIASYALFTMMVAQVCGYEPGEFIHTFGDAHIYSNHFEQLELQLSRDIKPLPKMILNSEIKDIFDFTFDDFTLVDYNPHPHIKGIVAI